A window of the Lactuca sativa cultivar Salinas chromosome 5, Lsat_Salinas_v11, whole genome shotgun sequence genome harbors these coding sequences:
- the LOC111890638 gene encoding auxin transporter-like protein 2 — MSGQKQAEDSIISSNFNENEHEGGGKAEGVEEEDHSVFSMKNALWHGGSSWDAWFSCSSNQVAQVLLTLPYSFSQLGMVSGIVLQVFYGLLGSWTAYLISVLYIEYRSRKEKEGISFKNHVIQWFEVLDGLLGPYWKAIGLAFNCTFLLFGSVIQLIACASNIYYINDHLDKRTWTYIFGACCATTVFIPSFHNYRIWSFLGLGMTTYTAWYMTIAAIIHGQVDGVQHSGPKKLVLYFTGATNILYTFGGHAVTVEIMHAMWKPRKFKYIYLIATLYVFTLTLPSATAVYWAFGDELLNHSNAFSLLPKTRWRDTAVILMLIHQFITFGFACTPLYFVWEKVIGMHDTKSICLRALARLPVVIPIWFLAIIFPFFGPINSAVGALLVSFTVYIIPALAHMLTYRKASARQNAAEKPPRFIPSWAAMYAVNLFIVVWVFVVGFGFGGWASVTNFVRQVDTFGLFAKCYQCKPAVPPPQHH; from the exons ATGTCGGGTCAGAAACAAGCAGAGGATTCGATAATCTCATCTAATTTCAATGAAAACGAACATGAAGGAGGAGGGAAAGCAGAAGGCGTCGAAGAAGAAGATCACTCAGTTTTCTCCATGAAAAATGCTCTTTGGCATGGAGGCTCTTCTTGGGATGCTTGGTTTAGTTGCTCTTCAAATCAA GTGGCACAAGTTCTGTTAACACTACCATACTCTTTTTCTCAACTGGGTATGGTTTCAGGAATTGTTCTCCAAGTCTTCTATGGTCTTCTCGGAAGCTGGACAGCTTATCTCATCAGCGTTCTTTACATCGAGTACAGAagcagaaaagaaaaagaaggaatCAGCTTCAAAAACCATGTCATACAG TGGTTTGAAGTTCTTGATGGATTATTGGGACCTTACTGGAAAGCAATAGGACTGGCTTTCAACTGCACTTTTCTTCTGTTTGGTTCCGTCATACAACTCATAGCTTGTGCAAG TAATATATACTACATAAACGACCATTTGGACAAAAGGACATGGACATATATATTTGGAGCATGCTGCGCAACCACGGTGTTCATTCCGTCTTTCCACAACTACAGAATttggtcttttcttggtcttggCATGACCACTTACACCGCCTGGTATATGACCATTGCAGCTATAATTCATGGGcag GTTGATGGGGTTCAACACTCTGGTCCTAAAAAGCTGGTCTTGTATTTCACCGGCGCCACAAACATACTGTACACATTTGGTGGACATGCGGTTACTGT GGAAATTATGCATGCGATGTGGAAACCCCGAAAGTTCAAGTATATTTACCTAATCGCCACTCTGTATGTTTTCACATTAACACTCCCGTCTGCTACCGCGGTTTATTGGGCGTTTGGTGACGAGCTTCTCAACCACTCAAACGCCTTCTCTCTCCTTCCCAAGACACGTTGGCGTGATACCGCCGTCATTCTAATGCTCATTCATCAG TTTATTACGTTTGGATTTGCGTGCACTCCGTTATATTTTGTGTGGGAGAAGGTGATTGGGATGCATGACACAAAGAGCATATGTTTACGGGCACTTGCAAGGCTGCCCGTGGTCATACCAATTTGGTTCTTGGCTATCATCTTTCCCTTTTTTGGGCCTATCAATTCTGCAGTCGGTGCACTCTTGGTCAGTTTCACAGTCTACATTATCCCTGCCCTTGCCCATATGCTCACTTATCGAAAGGCATCCGCTCGACAG AATGCTGCGGAAAAACCCCCTCGCTTCATACCAAGTTGGGCGGCTATGTATGCGGTCAACCTATTTATCGTGGTTTGGGTTTTTGTGGTTGGGTTCGGGTTTGGTGGATGGGCCAGTGTCACCAACTTTGTTAGACAGGTTGATACGTTTGGATTATTTGCCAAGTGTTATCAGTGTAAACCTGCAGTGCCACCACCACAACATCATTGA